The stretch of DNA CGCACTTACCGCAATGACTCAGGTCTTCGGCATTACAGCCATTGCCAGTGCACGCGAGATGGACGGCTTCATCGGTCAGGCCATTGCCGGCGCTCTTGCGGGCCTCACTTATGTGATGATCAAGCGCCCGGCTTAAGGCGCAAGATCAAACGTCACACACTCAACGTTGTGGCCTTCAGGGTCGGTGACGAACGCTGCGTAGTACTCCGGGTGGTACATCTCCCGGACACCCGGCGCGCCATTGTCCACGCCGCCAGCGGCGATCGCCTGCTCATGGAACGCACGCACAGCTGCCCGTGATCCAACCCTGAAGCAAAAATGCGTTGTGGGGGTCTGATGGCCAGTGGCGGCAATCCACAGATTACCTTTTCGACCTTTGCCAAAGGCAACAAAGTGGGCGCCACCAGTGATGTCAGGTGTGAGTTCAGCTACGAGCTCAAGCCCTGCAGGCGCCAGCGCCTTTTCATAAAACGCCTTGGCCTTTGCAATATCTGCAACGCTGAGCGTCAAATGGTCGATGGTCAACGCCAGTTCGTCGGTCATACAGTTTCTCCGTGCTAATCGTGAACACGCACGATCATGGACTGGCTGGCGGTCGCCATCAGCTCGCCATCCTGAGCAAACTGCAGCATGCGCCCATGGGCAAACCCACCATGAACACCGTGGATTCGCGTATCGCACAGCACCCAGTCCGTGGGAACCACATGACGAATGCGCAGAGTATTGTCGAGGCTATTGCCGCCTGCATTCTTACCGATCGCATTGCCAACGGCTGATGGGATGAAATCAGCAATAATCGCAAGCATGCTGGTATCGATCTCGCGACCATCCTTGGGGCGGGCCCACAGATAGACTTCACCATCGTCGCTTTTCACACCGTCCCGGCGTGCTTTGCCATAGCGCCCCTTGGCTACGCGCAATTCCATGTGGTCGTGCAGCTCTTCGTCATCCCGCTCCCAGCGCTCCATGGGCGGGCAATCTTCCGGCTGCGGCACGTCCGGCATGGTGGCCCACTGCTCGCTATCATCGGTAGGCCGCTCACCAAGGGCTGCACTTGCCGTGATGATCTCCTGATCACCCACATGTGCCTTCGTGCGGGCCTGTGAGTTGAACTTGCCCGACACGGGCACCTCCACGTCCACATCAACGATGGAACCCGGCCGCGCAAAAGATAGATATTGCGCCGCAGCCCAGATCACCCGGCGGCCAGTCGTGCCTTCCATGGCTTTGATGGAGGCAGCAAGCCCGACGCCGCCAAACATGAACATGTTTCCTGTGCGGCCAACGCAGAGACCCTGAGTGACTTCAAGGGTCCAGCGATTGGGATTGTGAGTAGAACGGAGATCAAAAAAAGCAGAATTCGACATAAAGCACTCAACCTGCAGGCAAAGAAAAAGGCATGCGCGTACCTAAGCGCGCGCATGCCTTATGACAACTACCGCAAACGTATACCCGCTAGGCACACATCCGCAGAATTTGAGCTTTTCTAGTCCCAAAGCGACAGAATATGCGCCTTGTTGGGGGGTGTCTTGCCGCCAAGCACCTCAAGATAAACGTCTTTCACCTTATCAGCGCCAGCGGAGTGAATGACCTCAATCCACTTCTTGGTTTCAGGAATGAAACCGCCCCATGCCTTGGCGACACGCTCCTGGAAACCAGGGCCGCCCCATTCTTTCATCCGGCGCTCAATATGCGTGGGCGCAAAGAACAGCTCCACTGCAGGGCCGGGCAAATTCTCCTGACCACCACCAACACTGTCCCAATGGGTACCGCCAACAGCAGACGACACCTTGAGATTGTCCTTGAAGTGGTTGTGCACATCAGCACGCACAGAGGAGTTGCCCGCCATGTCCACAATGCCCGTCGGCACAGAGGCATCCATGTCGGAAATCTTGTCGTAGGTCACAATCTCATCATAGAAATTCGTGCCCTCGACAAACGCCACATTGGAGGGTGAGGTAAGCCCGACCACGCGGACCTTATCGCCACGGTTCTTCTTCAACAGATGTGCAAGGCCAAGCGAGGTCTTGGAAGATGCACTGGTCAGAATGATGGTCTTGGCGCCAAAAAAATCATTCTCCGCCAGCCAGTCATCCAGAATAAAGCTGGTGGTGAACAGCGGCCGGAACAGCATGATCTGGTCTTCGTCTTCCTTGGCATAAAGCGGGTCAGACGTCGTGGCCATGAACTGGCTGTAGACCGGCGCGAGCTCACCGCGAACACCTGAGGCATCCATGAAGCCGTGCTCGGAAATCTTGGCGGCCTTCGCAACCCGGTAGTTGGACATCGGGAAATATCCATAAACGCGCGATCCCACCGCCACGCCATCAGCGTTGGAGGCAACAACTTCGCCAAAGCCCCAGACCGGGATGCGGCCAAATTCAGCACCTTCGGTGCGGTCCGAAAAGAAGTCCCAGTAGCGCATGGCATCGCCAAACACGGCATAGGTGATGTTGTTTGCTGTGAGAGAGAACCGCTCAACCTTCATGAGCACCTCACCGGCACCGATTTCCGGCACTGCACCGGTTTCGGCGCGAGATGTGGTGAGTTCGCTCTTGCGGACTTCAAAATCAATGGCCTGATCGGACATGGATGTTTCCTCTTGATAGGGAGTATCTGATGGGTGTTGCGGCGGAGTGTGCCACGGCCACACGGCGAAGTAACAGGGGTTTGAGCAAAAGCCTTTGCCTTTTTGATAGACGCCGGACGATTTGAGCGTTTATGTGCCCTCATGAACGAAATGCCCCGCACAATCTCTGGCAAATTTCAGGACCCGCACCTGACCCTCAAAGGCGAAAAACGCGCCTGGATCATGCCGCACACCCTGGAAACCCTGTGGATCAACACAGGAACCTTGTGCAATCTCGCCTGCGCCAACTGCTACATTGAATCCACCCCCACCAATGATGCGCTGGAATACATCTCCACCTCCGAGGTGGCTGATCTGCTTGATGAAGCAGAGCGTGAGCATCTGGGACTGAAGGAAGTCGGCTTTACCGGCGGCGAACCCTTCATGAACCCGGACTTCATTCCAATGCTCGGCGACGCCCTGTCCCGCGGCCACAATGCGCTGGTGCTGACAAACGCCATGCGGCCCATGCAACGCCCCGGACCCGCTGAAGCCCTGCTGGCGCTGCAGGCACTTTATTCAGCCCGCCTCACAATCCGGGTCTCCATGGACCACTACACGAGCAAGGTTCACGAAGAGGAACGAGGGCCGGATTCCTGGGCCCCGATGATCGACGGGCTGATTTGGCTGAACCGCAATGGCTTCCAGCTGTCCATCGCCGGTCGCATGCTGTCTGGGGAAACGGAAGCCGATGAGCGGGCTGGATACGCAGCACTGTTTACAGAACTCGGCCTCGAACTTGACGCCACCAACCCAAACGACCTTGTGATCTTCCCAGAGATGGACGAGAACACCGACATCGCGGAAATCACCACCGGTTGCTGGAAGACATTGAATAAATCTCCTCGGG from Pyruvatibacter sp. HU-CL02332 encodes:
- a CDS encoding VOC family protein; translation: MTDELALTIDHLTLSVADIAKAKAFYEKALAPAGLELVAELTPDITGGAHFVAFGKGRKGNLWIAATGHQTPTTHFCFRVGSRAAVRAFHEQAIAAGGVDNGAPGVREMYHPEYYAAFVTDPEGHNVECVTFDLAP
- a CDS encoding DUF2855 family protein — translated: MSDQAIDFEVRKSELTTSRAETGAVPEIGAGEVLMKVERFSLTANNITYAVFGDAMRYWDFFSDRTEGAEFGRIPVWGFGEVVASNADGVAVGSRVYGYFPMSNYRVAKAAKISEHGFMDASGVRGELAPVYSQFMATTSDPLYAKEDEDQIMLFRPLFTTSFILDDWLAENDFFGAKTIILTSASSKTSLGLAHLLKKNRGDKVRVVGLTSPSNVAFVEGTNFYDEIVTYDKISDMDASVPTGIVDMAGNSSVRADVHNHFKDNLKVSSAVGGTHWDSVGGGQENLPGPAVELFFAPTHIERRMKEWGGPGFQERVAKAWGGFIPETKKWIEVIHSAGADKVKDVYLEVLGGKTPPNKAHILSLWD
- a CDS encoding radical SAM protein, translated to MNEMPRTISGKFQDPHLTLKGEKRAWIMPHTLETLWINTGTLCNLACANCYIESTPTNDALEYISTSEVADLLDEAEREHLGLKEVGFTGGEPFMNPDFIPMLGDALSRGHNALVLTNAMRPMQRPGPAEALLALQALYSARLTIRVSMDHYTSKVHEEERGPDSWAPMIDGLIWLNRNGFQLSIAGRMLSGETEADERAGYAALFTELGLELDATNPNDLVIFPEMDENTDIAEITTGCWKTLNKSPRDVMCSNARMAVKRKGADAPAILACTLIAYDDRFELGPTLKGSMKPVSLNHPHCSRFCVLGGASCSG